A segment of the Euwallacea fornicatus isolate EFF26 chromosome 25, ASM4011564v1, whole genome shotgun sequence genome:
TTTATGCATAGTGTTCTTGGCCGCCATAGGAAAGTCACTAGGagttagaaaattgtttattaaaactttaataacaGTATTTGAGGTGAGTTCCGCAATGTGTTTAGGCAGGTTATCCGAGAAATGTCGATGCAAACAAGGGCAGGTTCAAAGGAAGTAAAAAGAGATTCAGCTAAATATGTATTACAAAAAACttgctttttttcattttacaggCTGTTTAAGtctttttaatattctaaatttgaaacaaatcaCTCAGTTTTCAATTCAGAAGcttgaaaatgatttattttttggcgACAAAAGAtttacttgatttttttcaatttgcacCGATTTGAATATACAGTCGCGAGATTAATTGTTCATTAaccagaatttaaaaaaaaaaatttttaatacacaGTAAATATTGCGCTTGAATTACGATGAATTATTTGGtcgacttaaatttttttaaccattattactttcaagcaatttttataattattgagTATTATTTTACTGCTAATTTAGTAAAAACCGAACAGCTTAATTGCATATAGGCTCAATTTCAATCAAGCGCAATATTTCCTGTGTGTTATAGACGATTTTTCGATAACATCCCTGGCGGACGAATGATTGCTCTCCTgactgtatgtatgtatatttttgcgAATTCTTATGTTCTGGATCCTTTGACGTCAAAGcgtatatacaggatgtttcagcTTTGCACAGCACTGTTTGAAGCATGTATTATCTAGTACGAAATAAGGAGAAAAGTGCCTAAAAGCGTATATCTTCGCTCAATTAATCATTGAGATACTGGGGCATAAAGATATTTATGAAACTGGAGCACATTTAGAGAAACTAAAATTACGTGTTCCTGTAACTGAATACTCTGCaatccatttattttaaaaaaaatggtccAAAAAGAATCTAAGGCTCATGGAATTcggaaattccaaaaaaaaagaaaacgtttGAATCTGTAGGTTTgattgaatttataaattgattaatttatagGAGAACTGAGCAGAAttcaactaaaaattaaatgataaaatttaggTGATAGATtgaagaacttaaaaaaaatatattgaaattcacCAGCTGCCTACgagcaaatttttataaaggaCTTTACGAACCAAGACTTCAGAAAATACTTCAGCCTATATAGCAGATGGAGTCAATCTACGCTTGTATTAAGCAGAACTTATTACTTACTAtgcatataaaatttgaaagctcTATCTGCAACAGATCAagcacattaaaataaaaacttttttttttgttaactttaacactctgtatctcagCTACCGAGCAAGATCGAACACATGTTTATATAggctttttctttcttttatattaGAGAATACATACTTCAgatgaaataccctgtatactacTGTATGCtgtattgtacagggtgttcaaatgAGAGAGGACGTTAGCTCTATCTGTGACACTATTTATTGTGGAGTCTTGAGAAAAAAAAGCGGCGATGAGAAAtcactggaaaatattttcaagttcaTAACTACATCGCCATGGGACGTATCAACATGAGTAATCAATAAAGTCcgatttttagtaaaatttatcAGGAAAACAGatgtttcaaatataaaatataaatttttgagacaATTTGCCACAACTTTTGTTGGAAGGGTTTTTTCGAATTGCTGAAACTGAAAGGAGGGGAAAGCATTTAAGGTCAGTTCAAAAAGTGCAGTTTTCTCGACGTTAGTTAAGCACAATATTGTAATACCTCTTTGGAAAGGTCCATTTTGCAGGCTATGACGCGTCGGTTATGTCACTTTATTATGACATAAAACCGCTAGGTGGCGCTATTTGAAAACCgtggtaatttttcaatttatttcgaaaaaacgtaAATGGAGAGATATAGTTTTTGTTGCACCATTCGAAAGAGCGTCAAATTCTGCGTAGAATAGTCGAAACCTGGTGCAAATATCTTTCCGTAGTAATAAATTATAGTAATAATCGGCAATTATTTTACATAAGAAATAGACCAGCTTCGCTTATGAATTAAATAGgctgttttttaaatacggtTTAAATTAATGCTAATAACTTCAAAGAACGAGTAGAATTTAAagaacattaaaataaaaaaaataatacattactTTTAAGATGCTCAAACTGTTTCCCATCATTTTCGACGCACAATCGAAGTCGTTCCTGTGTCGACAAAACGGCTGTTTGGATTCCTCTCAAAGTAATTGATACGACAGTATTTTAGATCCTATTTTTCATGTCTTCTTTTGTAGTCGGTCTACTTTGAAAAACTAAGTGTTTTAATCTaagccataaataaaaaaccgaACACGTAAGATCTGGCGACCTCGCCGGCCAcggaaataaacaaataaaatagacAAACATCAATGaactaattttattgataaaaatgaCGTTAATTGAATTGCCTGTtcatttgtttcaaatttgtgacGTAGATGAGCATAGCCATGTTCACGGCCGACTTGATTCATAAGTGAAGCTGATTTATTTCATGCGTAGAAAGGTCCTTTTTCCAAATTGCTGTAAATGACCAttaattaaagatatttaCATCGGGTTCTGATTATATCGAGCAAAATTTGACGCTCTTTCGAATGGCACAACAAAAATTGTAcctttccatttaatttttctgaaataacttgaaaaattatcgTGGTTTTCAAATAGCGCCACCTACCGGTTTTATGTCAGATTAAAGTATCATCATCGTCtgcaaaaaaaacctttttaacGAGGTATTACACTATAGTTTTGTGTTTAGTTAATATGCAGAAAGCGGCATTTTTTGAACtaacattaaaaacttcttcCACCtttcagtttcaaaaattcaaaaaaactctTCCTACAAAACTTGTggcaaatgtctaaaaaattgatattttaaaatacacattttcCGGATAAATTTTGGCTTGCAAAAGTCGCACTTTATTGATTAATCATGTAGAGATGCCCCCTAGGGCTATAGttaccaaaataaaaatatttcccagCGATTTCTGACGGCCGATTTCgtcataatatttttttctcaagacTCCACAATAAGTAGTTTCCCAGATATAGCCGACGGCATCCCTTATTTGAACACCCCGTATGCTCTAAAAATACCTATCTCCAACAGCTGTAgagatttttgcaaattaagtCTTTGTGCATTTTCATTCTTATGAGGTCATCATTGTAATACAACCAATCAGCCAATTTTgattgaatataaaaaataaattttttagattttaaagcCTTTTTGAGCAATTATCTAAATATCCttcgaaaatttgtaaataaaggaaactgcttaaacaaactgtagCCTATTTCTGGGATACCCCATATAAGTACACATATTATTCAAACACGTCTTCAGTATGGAAGGAGAAACATCGAAGACGCCACCAAACATAAAAGGATAATAGCCAAAGACTCGGACGATGAAGGTTACGAAGAAGGCCTTCCTTCTAGGGATGAAGATGATGTAATCATTGAGAGATCTTCAGTTAGCACAGAACCTCCTTTAATAAGGTAATATGCTTTTCAAGCGTGTTTTAGATAATTCATGTCTAAGTATTCAAGTATTCTTAAGTATTTTTAAGTTCTTAAGTATTCCCAAGTTCAAAAGCAGAGAGTAGGTATGTTAGCATCTGATGCCATTCTCTAAAACTACCACTAATACTGTAATTACTCCTGATCAGTTCTGTGACGTTATCATCAGACTAAAGAAACAGATGGCTCTATGTGTAGCTACGTCCTGCTGTTGAGATTTGTGCTACAAAGCGGCCATCATAGCCATTTTCACTACTGAGTAATTTTACTCATGAGTGACTATCTTTGTTAGCATTATTTTAGAtctaattgtaattttatactTTAGTCGAGAAAAACAACTAATACTAGTTCCCAATTTGGCCCCTAATGCAGGTAGTGAACAGAATGGTCTAACCGAGGTAAGTATCTACATATGTATTTATTCTTAGTGTGATTGAGataactaaataaattttgatagaATATACAGCATGTTAATAAATATCCAATTGATAATTAAAGGAAACAATTATATGCCATCCTATTTGGatgagaaaattttcaggGTGATATCAGGTCGAGGTGGGGCTAGGTTTTGGTACCTATCGGCTCAATTCGGTGGCGTCAACATTTGTGCAACTGTTAGGATCTTTGCTAAATGAGTctctaattttcaaatataattgtgtaggaattttaaatagttgcCCAACAGTTGCCTACTGATGATTGTACCCAACAAGGACCACTGTTTCAATATTTCCCGAGTAATTTGTGTGTTTCCGTATCTTTTGGATATAATATCTCTCATATATCAAACAATAactacaaattgaaaaatgcttttgtAAAAATGGTAATATTTTTGTGCAAGGGATCTATGATTTACAAATTGGcctactttttttaaatatctttgaaTATTTCCAGGGGACAATCAATTTTGATATGAAACACTGGCTGCTTTCCTTGGACTACACCAAAAGTGGCATAGAATCCATAATCGAAGATCAAGTGACTTCTCGCTTCGAAGCCcaggaattaaaaaactggaattttCTAACCAGAACCAACCGATCCTACGAGTTCATATCTTTAAAGTTGACATTGTTATGGATTGTCGGTTTCTTGGTCAGATATCTTCTTTTATTGCCAGTGAGGGCGTATATTTTCATCTTTGGAGTAAGCATACTGCTACTTTGCACTATTCCATCGTGTTAAACTTGTTATTACAGTTAACATGGCTTAGTGTAACCACAGCTTTAGTGGGACATCTGCCAGAATCGGGTACCAAAAGGTGGTTGAACCATCGATGCTACGTTATagctttcagaattttaacCAGATCATTATCGGCGGTCATCAACATCCATAATAAACAGTGGCGACCCCAGAAGGGGTCCATTTGCGTGGCCAACCACACCAGTCCTATtgattgtgttattttatctAATGATAACTGTTACTCTTTGGTTAGTTGCACAATTTTAGTCAGTGTCGAAACAGACAAAAAATGACTTTGATGCAGATTGGTCAAAGGCATGATGGGATATTGGGGATGATACAAACAGCCTTGCACAGAGCTTCACCACACATTTGGTTTGAAAGGTCTGAAACCAGGGACCGAAGTTCCGTATTGAAAAGGTAAAATGTCTAGATTTTAGAATATTgattgcaataaatatttcctgcTTATTTAATTCTCTTCAAGACTAAAAGAGCACACTTCAGACTCCAAAAATCCTCCAATGTTGATCTTTCCCGAAGGCACATGCATCAACAACACTTCAGTGATGCAGTTCAAAAAGGGCAGCTTTGAAGTTGGATGTCCCATATACCCGGTGGCCATAAAATACGACCCCAGATTTGGAGACGCTTTTTGGAACAGCAGCAAATACTCGATGTTGCAATACTTGTTCATGATGATAACAAGTTGGGCCATCGTTTGTGACGTGTGGTACTTACCACCAGTGCAACAGAAAGATCATGAGAATTCAGTGGAGTATGCTAATAGGGTCAAGCATTTGATTGCGCAACAGGGTGGATTGGTGGATTTAGTTTGGTAAGAGGACTGCAAATTGATCTATCTATCTGACCTGAACGAAATTTCTTTCAGGGATGGTCAACTTAAACGTTCCAAACCTAAAAAAGAATGGATGGAAGAGCAGCAACATAAAATAAGCAAAGTTTGGAAAGCGGAGTGATatgagttgtgtgtttgtgggTCGAATTCaggtttttcaaataaaatcaataaatgaCTTTTGGTGAAGTTAACGATGAGTGTTTCTTTTTCAAGTAGATAGTCATtaggttttcaaaatcagccGGGTGTAACGTTTTCACAGGTGCAACCTATATATGTGTATTAGCTTTAAATATGTGTTTTCATTTTCACTTCCATAATcagaaattaaaggaaaaaagttccAATAAAAAACCATGGTGATCACACTATTCTTTGGCATACAAGGTTCCAAGAGCTTGTTCGGGTTTATCTTTCATAAGAAACATCATTTTTCTGAGGAGATTTCTTTCTAAGAAgattttttgagataattaataatgattatttcaaaaaatctgaAGTATCTTTTTTATTGAGCCCCTGTTCTCAGACATGGGAAAGAATCCTAAAAAAGTGCATCAGTATGCCCTCGTTTATGACGTCACTTAGTTTTACCCTGACTGGGCCAATGCGCTCGATTTGCATATTGGTCCCTAAATGGTGCCACAGAAAACAACAGAGGAATACTTGGCATAGTGACTATGTAGATAGTACCACACCAAGTTGCAGGCAATCCACAATGTAACTGAGACTTGCTCACattgctgttttttttcttccgtACTCATAATTTTTGTCATGAGTGAGTGAAACACtgtttttccaaatacaaGATGTCTCAAAAACACGAGCGAAATTATAAGTCTTTCTTTGATCGTATCACAGCCCCGAgtgtcaattttaaaaagaagtgATTAGCTTGGTTGCTGCTGACTAACAGCGTTTACGTTTCTACATTCGAAcccaaataattttgaaaccaGGGTCACCTGAAATTTtctatgttaaaattttagtaatttttaccACAAATTAATCTTCAACAAACCAGTGGCGTCCGTGAcaattttacgtaaaaaattaaatgaaatttcaggTGCTCTGATTTCGACAAGATTAGTGCCGCGCAGTGGACATACGACACAGCTTTAATATACCGGGGTCAAAACTCGAATCGGACAAATTCGACTTTTTGGGTCAAAACATTTTCGTGATGTGCAGTTCATGATATTTTTCGAACTCAAAAATCAAAGTGTCGTGGATAATATAGTATAGTGAAGTTTTTATAATGCCCTGTTGGACAGTATAGGGATTTTATTTAATCACTTAAATATTCCAATAAGTAAACCAGTACTAATTTATCTTCTTGatatatttacttttcatCTAAAAACAacgcattttttaatattctgaaAATCTACATTTACTTTATATAAtacaaaacttttctttctTATACCTACTTATCTACATTTTTGCAGTAAATAAATGTGCGATCTTACGTTTTAGACTATCTAGGAGTTTTTAAGTGTAGTTGCTAAAAAGTGTAGTTCACCAGTATCTATTGTAGACTAATaggaaaatgaacaaattttagACCTCCAGTAATTCGCATACTCAGCTTCTGATTGTGACGATGATGTGTGATGATTCGAATTTGGTGAACTCTGTTacaaaactataaattataGATACAAACATACTAGTTCTTTGCATAAAGGAAAATAGCGACGATCAATCCGTACAGCCCTAGTACTTCGGCAAAAATAAGGATCAAGATCATTCCGACGAAAAGTCTTGGTTGTTGGGCAGTACCTCGCACTCCGGCATCTCCAACTATACCTATAGCAAACCCGGCAGCTAATCCGGAAAATCCAACAGCTAAACCGGCACCCAGATGCAAGAAACctctgaaaaaatttaatgtaaattttcttgtGTTGGCTTCCTCATATAATTTTGTTGATTTGGTTCTATTAGGACAAATACATTCTGATTcgtcaaaaaattttgaatatcatGTATTTAAGATATTCTAACGATACGAATCCATACTGCATGTGAGTTAGAAGTTCGATCGCAGAAAACCAATGAAATAATGAAAGTTACTCCAAAGAATACATTTTGTACGCGATATTTAAAACGTGTACTGTGCAAACTACATATTCATGTTAAGAATATAACTCAAAAATGTCATTATGGTcgtatttttgtcaattttataatttttttttcattttcatatttgcTCACCCTATATAGGGCGTGTCGAAAATCGGTAGCGCACATTTCTTGGCCTAGTTTTAGAACCGAATGCATTTATACACATTTTAGCACCAAACGTTTCAAACtcctttataaaataaatgcaacAAGCTTTAAAACTAATCTGATTCGTAAGTGAAATTTGACAAAACCGGCTAATGATAATACAGGGTGacctatttaaaaatcaaaagttagTGTTAGCTTCATTTAAGCAGGAAATAACGTAATCATTCAGTATTATTGAGAGACAATTGTGATGTCGTgtgagagaatttttttaatttagtaaactttttagaaaatatctaCCATCGATAGTCTTACCAGCAGTTGCTGAAAAACGTATTTTCTAAGGTCCAAGagaaaattcacgaaaagCACAACTTTTTACAAGTACTGCTACGCATTATTTTCTAGATCAGAAACTATTTCTGTAGATGAGACTCTTCATTCTGatttcaaatatacagggtgtcccataaaTAACGGCACACAACTGAAACGCAGAATCCCTATATAGCAAAGCTTTAACGGCAGAAGATCCAAGCAAAACGTTTCGATTTCTGCTGGCAGATAGGCCCTAAAATCGTGGATAACCAATACTTTTATCGAGACGTTGTATTCTCTGATAAAGTCACGTTTTCCATTAATAGTGCTATTTCATCTGGATATGGAAGGTATCGGAGTCATCACAATCCCTTTTTTCAAATCTCTGGTAACTGGTAATATTCGGCTAAAGTGAACGTATGATGCCCAAATTTTTAGCATGATATAATTGGACCAtattttgtgtgtttgtgaaatttttatttatattttcctttttttttaattaaattatggaaataaaCACTGATAGAACAAAAGTATCGATTTCGGTTGCCATAAAAACGGGCCCATTTTTCGATCCTTTTCtggaacgaaaaaaaaatgacacgaTGAGAAGTGATTCAAACGTTTTggaaaaagcaaaaactttCATGGAGCATACATTTTTatcgcaaaataaaaaataagaaactttcTCTTGCTGGTAACCCCATCTGGGGGTATATGGTATAGGACGATTCGGTTTGGCAGAATCGCTCTTAAACCATGATGTAATTACTCTGCCTAAGAATATCACTGGCCTAACTCAACAATAAAATACAcaccttattaatttttattttatgaactGAAACGTTCAAAGGCAGTTAACTGCTTAAGTGGGTATATAATATACCGTGATCTCACAGTCAGGTTCCACTTGACAATACATAAAATGTGATTCCACTTACTTGAAAATCGCATAGCCATCCTGTGGAGTCTTAATTTCTCCAACTATCAAGATGGCAACTACCAAACCATAGATAGCGACAATACCAGCCATGACGACCGGAATGATACACCTCATTATCAGTTCCGGTCTCATGACTGCCATGGCGGAGATTCCAGTACCAGATTTGGCAGTGCCGTAAGCCGCACCTAATGCTTGAAAGAGAAAATaagattttgtgaaaaatcatACAAAAACTTTGGTGAGTTAATGAGACTCAACATccagtttgaaaattattgtgaaagGAGTAACCAGTGGAATAACAAATTTCCCGCTCTATTTAGCAGGATGATTACT
Coding sequences within it:
- the LOC136346994 gene encoding V-type proton ATPase 16 kDa proteolipid subunit c-like; the encoded protein is MVELDEYNPSYGPFFGVMGASAAIIFSSLGAAYGTAKSGTGISAMAVMRPELIMRCIIPVVMAGIVAIYGLVVAILIVGEIKTPQDGYAIFKGFLHLGAGLAVGFSGLAAGFAIGIVGDAGVRGTAQQPRLFVGMILILIFAEVLGLYGLIVAIFLYAKN
- the LOC136346989 gene encoding glycerol-3-phosphate acyltransferase 3-like, coding for MVIIAISSLISILFVPWNVILLCIVFLAAIGKSLGVRKLFIKTLITVFEYGRRNIEDATKHKRIIAKDSDDEGYEEGLPSRDEDDVIIERSSVSTEPPLISREKQLILVPNLAPNAGSEQNGLTEGTINFDMKHWLLSLDYTKSGIESIIEDQVTSRFEAQELKNWNFLTRTNRSYEFISLKLTLLWIVGFLVRYLLLLPVRAYIFIFGLTWLSVTTALVGHLPESGTKRWLNHRCYVIAFRILTRSLSAVINIHNKQWRPQKGSICVANHTSPIDCVILSNDNCYSLIGQRHDGILGMIQTALHRASPHIWFERSETRDRSSVLKRLKEHTSDSKNPPMLIFPEGTCINNTSVMQFKKGSFEVGCPIYPVAIKYDPRFGDAFWNSSKYSMLQYLFMMITSWAIVCDVWYLPPVQQKDHENSVEYANRVKHLIAQQGGLVDLVWDGQLKRSKPKKEWMEEQQHKISKVWKAE